One window of the Chanodichthys erythropterus isolate Z2021 chromosome 2, ASM2448905v1, whole genome shotgun sequence genome contains the following:
- the LOC137037278 gene encoding pituitary tumor-transforming gene 1 protein-interacting protein yields MDESRVFGSMLVFLLVCVAFIASATATTTAKPTTPPPVHKPCNTMTSCETCLTNVSCLWCQTNSSCTDYPVSYVIPPASVCKLSQARWGVCWVNFEALIIAMAVVSGVLLLAIAVCCCCCCCKRRRSSSFDRDDEQFARRREEIRQRADERRAERKTKHDEIRKKYGLIPDSDHPYSKFENE; encoded by the exons ATGGATGAATCCCGAGTGTTTGGGTCGATGTTGGTCTTTCTGCTGGTGTGTGTCGCATTCATTGCTTCTGCGACGGCAACAACTACAGCTAAACCTACAACTCCTCCACCTGTTCACAAAC CATGCAACACAATGACTTCCTGTGAGACCTGCCTCACCAATGTTTCG TGTTTGTGGTGCCAGACCAACAGCAGCTGCACAGATTATCCCGTGTCGTATGTGATTCCGCCGGCGTCGGTGTGTAAACTCTCTCAGGCCCGCTGGGGCGTTTGCTGGG TGAACTTTGAGGCTCTGATCATCGCTATGGCCGTGGTGTCCGGTGTTCTGCTGCTGGCCATTGCTgtgtgctgctgctgctgctgctgtaaaCGCAGACGCTCATCCAG tttCGACCGTGATGATGAGCAGTTTGCCCGGAGAAGAGAAGAGATCAGACAGCGAGCAGATGAGCG GAGGGCCGAGAGGAAGACGAAGCATGATGAAATCCGCAAGAAGTATG
- the LOC137028414 gene encoding sialic acid-binding Ig-like lectin 13, protein MALDAVIGLFTVMTACQWRVTPAVSLSAPVRVIVLEGSCLVLPCSFSPVLNAEKMEVRLARTPTSYFMMLRTTVFSTRRGDAIHSDFRERTSLAGNISSGDCSINIGRIRREDQNTYELQMREQGQMSWAVGAKINISVTGTPEPPEVTDPGPVKEGQRVVLNCSVKLSCPSERPRLLWKWERGDQGGSSVHGDTELQHVPGELPVMWTSLSFTVPKHTNPRVRCEVEYPKNRRSSFTREILVHFPPKDVSIQVFTVSVRVGGNALVSCSCKADPPVLEYQWSTVQSGNKVILPKRTPTIRIYNVTRDTRVQCTATNRLGWATSSLTALNVQYTPVILSNSSCDWDGTLLSCFCAVDSNPRPAVTWSVNGTHLPEGYNTSFSYFNHILVATLSGIADAPLPVECYAINSLGNDSQILFEAHDGHLIWTLIPTACAVLFLLLLSLLLICYCCCWTNRQRRVMTYRPPTIHPESLGIYQERMPLYINCSEVTHIYTNGSYQLIYQNCTPLFVRSKQMHKRQRRGARRQRVQPERPTPIAIDSDTAIYVEVI, encoded by the exons ATGGCTCTGGACGCGGTGATCGGGCTCTTTACTGTGATGACTG CATGTCAGTGGAGGGTGACACCTGCTGTCTCACTTTCGGCCCCGGTGAGAGTGATTGTCCTGGAGGGATCGTGTCTCGTGCTCCCCTGCTCCTTCAGCCCGGTCCTCAACGCAGAGAAGATGGAAGTTCGGCTCGCGAGAACCCCGACTTCCTACTTCATGATGCTGAGAACGACGGTCTTCAGCACTCGTCGCGGGGATGCGATTCATTCAGACTTCAGAGAGCGCACGTCCCTCGCGGGGAACATCAGCTCCGGCGACTGCTCCATCAACATCGGCAGAATCAGGAGGGAAGACCAAAACACATATGAGCTGCAGATGAGGGAGCAGGGTCAAATGTCATGGGCTGTGGGCGCCAAGATCAACATCAGCGTCACTG GTACGCCGGAGCCGCCTGAGGTCACTGACCCGGGGCCCGTGAAGGAGGGTCAACGGGTGGTGTTGAACTGTTCAGTGAAGCTCAGCTGCCCGTCCGAACGCCCCCGTCTGCTGTGGAAGTGGGAGCGAGGCGATCAGGGCGGCAGCAGCGTTCACGGAGACACAGAGCTGCAGCATGTCCCGGGAGAGTTACCGGTGATGTGGACGTCTCTGTCCTTTACTGTCCCGAAACACACAAACCCCAGAGTGCGATGTGAGGTGGAGTATCCGAAGAACAGAAGATCTTCATTCACTCGAGAGATCCTCGTTCACT TTCCTCCCAAAGACGTCTCCATTCAGGTCTTCACAGTGTCTGTCCGGGTTGGAGGAAATGCTCTGGTGAGTTGTTCCTGTAAGGCCGACCCACCTGTGTTAGAATACCAGTGGTCAACCGTTCAGTCGGGAAACAAAGTGATCCTCCCCAAACGCACTCCCACCATCCGCATCTATAATGTGACCCGAGACACACGTGTTCAGTGCACCGCTACCAACAGACTGGGATGGGCGACATCAAGCCTCACGGCCCTCAATGTGCAAT ATACTCCTGTGATTCTGTCCAACTCGTCCTGTGACTGGGACGGGACGCTGCTGTCCTGCTTCTGTGCTGTGGACTCAAACCCTCGTCCCGCTGTCACCTGGAGCGTGAACGGGACTCATCTGCCGGAAGGATATAACACTTCTTTTTCTTATTTCAACCACATACTGGTGGCAACTCTCAGCGGGATCGCAGACGCTCCTCTGCCAGTGGAATGTTACGCAATCAACTCACTGGGAAACGACTCTCAGATACTGTTTGAGGCTCATGATG gtcATCTGATATGGACTCTAATACCGACAGCATGTGCTGTGCTTTTCCTTCTGCTGCTGAGTCTTCTTCTAATATGTTACTGCTGTTGCTGGACAAACAGACA GAGACGTGTCATGACCTACAGACCTCCTACAATACACCCAGAGAGTCTCGGCATCTATCAGGAGCGCATGCCGCTCTACATTAACTGCAGTGAGGTCACGCACATCTACACCAATGGCAGTTACCAGCTCATCTATCAGAACTGCACTCCACTTTTTGTACGAAGCAAACAG